From the Nonlabens marinus S1-08 genome, one window contains:
- a CDS encoding restriction system-associated AAA family ATPase, which yields MKLLKLKIENKEGFRSLQQGFEINFHSLADTEAMEQFRPFCFAGLNGSGKSNVLEALANIFYHLEVCVAKYLPESIKDLSNFKRTECSPDAFTLEYLIGQHNRKLYTLFYFDKVIITKKEGKEPQMFIQPFPFDKSVEIREISLTPPKVRDNAADGKEYLPAHIIGYSSGENEILSLPFIKSRLMHLDEYKQATRDNYDRFDEPENSLIYIDNNMSQAVLLACLLFENKKTLAPLRHIDNTGILGLTSFRINIHLHDFEFQDEITKSTIKTPILKLLEQNQLEALKKCATSWFSNRKTKTLWLDFHVNDATKLAFKEHFHSSLECFQFFRLLYELNNHFVDEETKIDVYRSKGIYTDGKLPVGSPRQDMFHFLDFYINKELKTGKVKDLLLRSFSDGEHQFLHTMGICLLLKDRRSILLLDEPETHFNPSWRAKFVKTLNDSISSGNPKGLPHGDFNVHLLKDVLLTSHSPFIISDCLPDNVVLFEKDEDGHTSAKKASELGIDTYGTSVNLLTNRIFKNKETIGSYAMSKMMEFKKRFNSGEKTENLIEELNNEFGDSIEKLMLIKEVTDKN from the coding sequence ATGAAATTATTAAAACTTAAAATAGAGAATAAAGAGGGATTCAGAAGCTTACAACAAGGGTTTGAGATCAATTTCCATTCATTAGCAGATACGGAAGCAATGGAACAGTTTCGCCCGTTTTGCTTTGCTGGTTTAAACGGAAGTGGAAAATCTAATGTATTGGAGGCATTGGCAAATATTTTTTATCATTTGGAGGTTTGTGTAGCAAAGTATTTACCTGAGAGTATTAAAGATTTAAGTAATTTTAAAAGAACAGAATGTTCGCCAGATGCATTTACCTTAGAATATTTAATTGGGCAACACAATAGGAAATTATATACATTATTTTATTTTGACAAAGTAATTATAACAAAAAAGGAAGGAAAAGAACCTCAAATGTTCATTCAACCATTTCCTTTTGATAAATCTGTAGAAATTAGAGAAATTTCTCTTACTCCACCAAAAGTAAGAGATAATGCAGCAGATGGAAAAGAATACTTACCAGCTCATATTATTGGTTATTCATCTGGTGAAAACGAGATTTTAAGTTTGCCATTTATTAAAAGTCGTTTAATGCATTTAGACGAATACAAACAAGCAACTAGAGATAATTACGATCGTTTTGATGAGCCTGAAAACAGTTTGATTTATATAGATAACAATATGAGTCAGGCGGTTTTATTAGCGTGTTTGCTTTTTGAAAATAAAAAAACACTTGCACCATTAAGACATATTGATAACACTGGTATTTTGGGATTGACAAGTTTTAGAATAAATATTCACCTACACGATTTTGAGTTTCAGGATGAAATAACAAAAAGCACTATAAAAACTCCTATTCTTAAATTACTAGAACAAAATCAATTAGAAGCCTTAAAAAAGTGTGCTACCTCTTGGTTTTCAAATAGGAAAACTAAAACTCTATGGTTAGATTTTCACGTAAATGATGCTACCAAATTAGCTTTCAAAGAACATTTTCATTCCTCTTTAGAATGCTTCCAGTTTTTCAGATTGTTATACGAACTAAACAATCATTTTGTTGATGAAGAAACTAAAATTGATGTGTATCGCTCTAAAGGTATTTACACTGATGGCAAATTACCAGTCGGTAGTCCTCGTCAAGATATGTTTCATTTTTTAGATTTTTATATTAACAAAGAGCTTAAAACAGGTAAAGTAAAAGATTTACTTTTAAGAAGTTTTTCAGATGGAGAACATCAGTTTCTCCATACGATGGGAATTTGTTTATTACTAAAAGATAGACGTTCCATTTTGTTATTAGACGAACCAGAAACGCATTTTAACCCAAGCTGGAGAGCAAAATTTGTAAAAACACTTAATGATAGCATTTCATCAGGAAATCCAAAAGGCCTGCCACACGGAGACTTTAATGTTCACTTATTGAAAGATGTATTACTTACTTCGCATTCACCATTTATTATTTCTGATTGTTTACCTGATAATGTAGTACTTTTTGAAAAAGACGAAGATGGCCATACTTCAGCAAAGAAAGCTAGTGAATTAGGAATTGACACCTATGGAACATCCGTAAATCTTTTAACTAATAGGATTTTTAAAAACAAAGAGACAATTGGTTCTTACGCTATGTCAAAAATGATGGAATTTAAAAAGCGCTTCAATAGTGGAGAGAAAACAGAAAATTTAATAGAGGAATTAAACAATGAATTTGGTGATTCAATTGAAAAACTAATGCTAATTAAGGAAGTTACAGACAAGAATTAA
- a CDS encoding nitroreductase family protein → MRLSPSSINSQPWKFTFVSDRETIEKLSKHS, encoded by the coding sequence TTGAGACTAAGTCCATCGTCCATCAATAGTCAGCCTTGGAAATTCACGTTTGTTTCAGATCGAGAAACTATAGAAAAGCTCTCCAAACATTCTTAG
- a CDS encoding DUF3192 domain-containing protein, which translates to MKKIKFCILSAFVLLFLNSFVSCQVVHMTSEKMNRLELGMSKEQVTEILGNEYTIAEKRIQDSNEIEVLSYRDSYNNDEFYLFLFKNQKLEKWYRELLPKDKIELD; encoded by the coding sequence ATGAAAAAAATCAAATTTTGTATTCTTTCCGCTTTTGTGCTATTGTTTCTAAATTCTTTTGTGTCTTGTCAGGTAGTACATATGACAAGTGAAAAAATGAATAGACTTGAATTAGGTATGTCCAAAGAACAGGTGACCGAGATATTGGGGAATGAGTATACTATTGCAGAAAAGCGAATTCAAGACAGCAATGAAATAGAAGTTTTATCTTATCGGGACTCTTATAACAATGACGAATTTTATTTATTTCTTTTCAAGAATCAAAAGTTAGAAAAGTGGTATCGAGAATTGCTTCCCAAAGACAAGATTGAACTCGACTAA
- a CDS encoding serine hydrolase domain-containing protein, translating to MTKKSVKNIFRVLLFLGTAISLYFVPWILVKSWIMPLPDTVQEQVDAMMDYDIDGVVVYVDQAGQPPQFYAAGVKDRANKIPADPHAYFKIASISKLYVAVAITKLVHQNKLSLDQNLAHYFPELKDKIQYADRITVRNMVMHRSGIPNFTEHPGFWEQPQDKTTDVLDYVLDLPANFEPDTDNEYSNTNYLLLGRLIERTAGYSQHQFIKEQILDPLGLKNTFSSLNDIDQDQLMSGYYVGFEEDIKTNDYGSMIATAEDVGIFLRALSVGTLLTPEEQKTYTEIYEYEHGGLLPGYQSLAEYHEDIDTVVIQVMNTTDFTGYNWNLSQIFINRIVKIIERESDS from the coding sequence ATGACTAAAAAATCAGTAAAAAATATCTTTAGAGTGCTGTTGTTTCTAGGCACTGCAATTTCCTTGTACTTTGTTCCTTGGATTCTAGTAAAGTCCTGGATCATGCCGTTGCCAGACACTGTACAAGAGCAAGTAGATGCGATGATGGATTATGATATCGATGGAGTCGTGGTCTATGTAGATCAAGCCGGTCAACCGCCACAATTCTATGCTGCTGGCGTTAAGGATCGGGCGAATAAAATCCCTGCAGATCCGCATGCGTATTTCAAGATTGCTAGCATCAGCAAGCTTTATGTAGCGGTTGCTATTACTAAATTGGTACACCAAAACAAGCTATCGCTCGACCAAAACCTAGCGCATTACTTTCCAGAACTCAAGGACAAGATCCAGTATGCAGATCGTATCACTGTGCGAAATATGGTGATGCACCGCAGTGGCATTCCTAATTTTACAGAGCATCCAGGATTCTGGGAACAGCCACAAGATAAAACCACAGATGTGTTAGATTACGTGCTGGATCTACCGGCCAATTTTGAACCAGATACCGACAATGAGTATTCCAACACCAACTACTTATTGTTGGGAAGACTCATAGAGAGGACCGCAGGTTATTCCCAGCATCAATTTATCAAAGAACAGATTTTAGATCCACTAGGGTTAAAAAATACCTTTAGCAGTTTGAATGATATAGACCAGGACCAGTTGATGAGTGGTTATTATGTAGGATTTGAAGAAGACATTAAGACAAACGATTATGGCTCTATGATCGCCACTGCAGAGGATGTGGGCATTTTTCTAAGAGCCTTGAGTGTGGGAACGCTTTTGACTCCTGAGGAGCAAAAAACCTATACTGAGATTTATGAATACGAACATGGCGGCTTGCTACCAGGTTATCAAAGCCTTGCGGAATACCATGAGGACATCGATACGGTAGTCATTCAAGTCATGAATACCACAGACTTTACAGGCTACAACTGGAATCTGTCCCAGATTTTCATCAATAGAATTGTGAAAATAATCGAACGGGAATCTGACTCGTAG